One window of the Streptomyces sp. NBC_00259 genome contains the following:
- the rpsP gene encoding 30S ribosomal protein S16, with protein sequence MAVKIKLKRLGKIRSPHYRIVVADSRTRRDGRAIEEIGLYHPTYNPSRIEVDSERAQYWLSVGAQPTEPVLAILKLTGDWQKHKGLPAPEKPLLAPATKEDKRRSFDDFAKAIEGDDAKGDAITQKSKKTEKKADEAEAAPAESTEA encoded by the coding sequence GTGGCAGTCAAGATCAAGCTGAAGCGTCTGGGCAAGATCCGTTCGCCTCACTACCGCATCGTCGTCGCCGACTCCCGTACCCGCCGTGACGGCCGGGCCATCGAGGAGATCGGTCTGTACCACCCGACGTACAACCCGTCGCGTATCGAGGTCGACTCGGAGCGTGCCCAGTACTGGCTGTCCGTCGGCGCCCAGCCGACCGAGCCGGTGCTCGCGATCCTCAAGCTCACCGGTGACTGGCAGAAGCACAAGGGCCTGCCCGCCCCGGAGAAGCCGCTGCTGGCCCCGGCGACGAAGGAAGACAAGCGTCGTTCCTTCGACGACTTCGCCAAGGCCATCGAGGGCGACGACGCCAAGGGTGACGCCATCACCCAGAAGTCGAAGAAGACCGAGAAGAAGGCGGACGAGGCCGAGGCCGCTCCCGCCGAGTCGACCGAGGCCTGA
- the proS gene encoding proline--tRNA ligase encodes MAKAPVLTPQAEDFPRWYQDLINKAELADNGPVRGTMVIRPYGYGLWERMQQDLDARIKEAGASNAYFPLFIPQSYLTKEAEHVEGFAPELAVVTHGGGKELEEPVVVRPTSETIINDYFSKWVQSYRDLPLLINQWANVVRWEMRPRVFLRTTEFLWQEGHTAHATYEEARDYAAHIHRNVYARFMTDVLGIDVVLGRKTARERFAGAVNTLTLEAMMGDGKALQMGTSHELGTNFSKAFNTTYLSKDGKQELVWQTSWGSSTRMIGGLIMSHGDDSGLRVPPRLAPVQAVVLAIKGDEAVLAKVRETGDRLKAAGIRVQVDDRTDTPFGRRAVDWELKGVPVRIEIGPRDLESGTAMLARRIPGGKEPVALDALAGLLPTVLEEDQALLLRQSRERREARTAEVRTVEEAAEAAAAGGWARIPWAALGTEGEIALADQSVSVRCLVAEDGSVPEGDDAPGTLAIVARAY; translated from the coding sequence ATGGCAAAGGCACCCGTCCTCACGCCGCAGGCGGAGGACTTCCCTCGCTGGTACCAGGACCTGATCAACAAGGCGGAGCTCGCCGACAACGGCCCGGTGCGCGGCACGATGGTGATCCGGCCGTACGGATACGGGCTCTGGGAGCGGATGCAGCAGGACCTGGACGCCCGGATCAAGGAGGCCGGGGCGTCCAACGCGTACTTCCCCCTCTTCATCCCGCAGTCGTACCTGACGAAGGAGGCGGAGCACGTCGAGGGCTTCGCCCCCGAACTCGCGGTCGTCACGCACGGCGGGGGCAAGGAGCTGGAGGAGCCGGTCGTCGTCCGCCCCACCTCGGAGACGATCATCAACGACTACTTCTCCAAGTGGGTGCAGAGCTACCGGGATCTGCCGCTGCTCATCAACCAGTGGGCGAACGTGGTCCGCTGGGAGATGCGGCCGAGGGTCTTCCTGCGCACGACCGAGTTCCTCTGGCAGGAGGGCCACACCGCCCACGCCACCTACGAGGAGGCCCGGGACTACGCAGCCCACATCCACCGGAACGTCTACGCACGCTTCATGACCGACGTCCTCGGCATCGACGTCGTGCTGGGCCGCAAGACCGCGAGGGAGCGCTTCGCCGGCGCCGTCAACACCCTGACGCTGGAAGCGATGATGGGCGACGGCAAGGCGCTCCAGATGGGCACGAGCCATGAGCTCGGCACGAACTTCTCCAAGGCCTTCAACACCACCTACCTGTCGAAGGACGGCAAGCAGGAACTGGTCTGGCAGACGTCCTGGGGCTCCTCCACGCGGATGATCGGCGGACTGATCATGTCGCACGGCGACGACAGCGGACTGCGCGTGCCACCCCGGCTGGCCCCCGTCCAGGCCGTCGTCCTCGCCATCAAGGGCGACGAGGCGGTGCTCGCGAAGGTCCGTGAGACCGGCGACCGGCTGAAGGCCGCGGGCATCCGGGTCCAGGTCGACGACCGCACGGACACCCCGTTCGGCCGCCGCGCCGTGGACTGGGAGCTCAAGGGAGTGCCGGTACGGATCGAGATCGGCCCGCGCGACCTGGAGAGCGGTACGGCGATGCTGGCCCGGCGCATCCCCGGAGGCAAGGAGCCCGTCGCGCTCGACGCGCTCGCCGGGCTGCTGCCCACGGTGCTGGAGGAGGACCAGGCGCTGCTGCTCCGCCAGTCGCGTGAACGCCGCGAGGCACGCACGGCCGAGGTGCGCACCGTCGAGGAGGCCGCCGAGGCCGCGGCCGCGGGAGGCTGGGCGCGGATCCCGTGGGCGGCACTGGGCACCGAGGGCGAGATCGCGCTCGCCGATCAGTCGGTGTCCGTACGGTGCCTGGTGGCGGAGGACGGGTCGGTGCCGGAGGGGGACGACGCCCCGGGTACGCTCGCGATCGTCGCGCGCGCCTACTGA
- a CDS encoding methyltransferase domain-containing protein codes for MTPTLVPHHPRTASAPPVDPAARARDWAEIQERMLVPLYEAAYEHLEVGAGSRVLGLGCGSGLALLMAAARGARVTGVDTDRSRIALARERLTPDPELSGERDGAPEIARLVVGEPGDAAGPGRSRFSMITVFQPIGCTAGDSEGLVPALRAVAPLAERGSPVVLAGWGPPERCATSAVLRVASRLTERLRAGGGWRPTLRDDLEDVATRAGLKPDGSGRVACPFGYADLESAVRGLLSTGLFDAAVRATDQAQVEKEVTEALHPHVRADGTVWMPNVFRYLIARTP; via the coding sequence ATGACTCCTACGCTCGTCCCGCACCACCCCCGCACGGCTTCCGCGCCCCCGGTGGATCCGGCGGCGCGTGCCCGTGACTGGGCAGAGATCCAGGAACGGATGCTGGTGCCGCTCTACGAGGCGGCGTACGAGCACCTGGAGGTCGGCGCGGGCTCTCGGGTGCTGGGGCTCGGCTGCGGCTCCGGCCTCGCCCTGCTGATGGCCGCGGCGCGCGGGGCGCGCGTCACCGGCGTCGACACGGACCGCTCCAGGATCGCGCTGGCGCGCGAGCGGCTCACCCCGGATCCCGAGCTGTCGGGCGAGCGGGATGGCGCGCCGGAGATCGCGCGCCTGGTGGTGGGCGAGCCCGGGGACGCGGCAGGCCCCGGGCGCTCCAGGTTCAGCATGATCACCGTTTTTCAGCCGATCGGGTGTACGGCCGGCGACTCCGAAGGTCTGGTGCCCGCGCTGCGGGCGGTGGCCCCGCTCGCCGAGCGCGGCAGCCCCGTGGTGCTCGCCGGCTGGGGCCCGCCGGAGCGGTGTGCCACCTCGGCGGTGCTGCGCGTGGCGAGCCGGCTCACCGAGCGGCTGCGGGCGGGCGGCGGCTGGCGGCCGACTCTGCGGGACGATCTGGAGGACGTGGCGACCAGGGCGGGCCTGAAGCCGGACGGCTCGGGGCGGGTGGCGTGCCCCTTCGGGTACGCGGACCTGGAGAGCGCCGTGCGGGGGCTGCTGTCGACCGGACTGTTCGACGCGGCCGTACGGGCCACGGACCAGGCGCAGGTGGAGAAGGAGGTCACGGAGGCGCTCCATCCGCATGTGCGGGCCGACGGGACGGTGTGGATGCCGAACGTCTTCCGGTACCTGATCGCGCGTACTCCGTAG
- a CDS encoding RNA-binding protein, with amino-acid sequence MLEEALEHLVKGIVDNPEDVQVASRNLRRGQVLEVRVHPDDLGKVIGRNGRTARALRTVVGAIGGRGIRVDLVDVDQVR; translated from the coding sequence ATGCTCGAGGAGGCTCTCGAGCACCTCGTGAAGGGCATCGTCGACAACCCCGAAGACGTGCAGGTGGCCTCCCGCAATCTGCGGCGCGGCCAGGTGCTCGAAGTTCGGGTGCACCCCGACGATCTCGGTAAGGTGATCGGCCGCAACGGCCGCACCGCTCGCGCCCTGCGCACCGTCGTGGGCGCCATCGGCGGCCGTGGTATCCGTGTCGACCTCGTCGACGTGGACCAGGTCCGCTGA
- the trmD gene encoding tRNA (guanosine(37)-N1)-methyltransferase TrmD yields the protein MRLDVVTIFPEYLEPLNVSLVGKARARGQLDVHVHDLRRWTYDRHSTVDDTPYGGGPGMVMKTEPWGDALDDTLAAGYESGAHAPALVVPTPSGRPFTQELAVELSERPWLIFTPARYEGIDRRVMDEYATRIPVYEVSIGDYVLAGGEAAVLVVTEAVARLLPGVLGNAESHRDDSFAPGAMANLLEGPVYTKPPVWRGHGIPDVLLSGHHGRIARWRRDEAFRRTVLNRPDLIERCDPSAFDKKDREILSILGWAPSPDGRFWRRPEAVEE from the coding sequence ATGCGGCTCGACGTCGTCACGATCTTCCCCGAGTACCTGGAACCGCTGAACGTCTCGCTGGTCGGCAAGGCGCGGGCACGCGGACAGCTCGACGTCCATGTGCACGACCTGCGCCGGTGGACGTACGACCGGCACAGCACTGTCGACGACACCCCGTACGGCGGCGGCCCCGGCATGGTCATGAAGACCGAGCCCTGGGGCGACGCACTGGACGACACCCTCGCCGCCGGATACGAGTCGGGCGCGCACGCGCCCGCGCTCGTCGTGCCGACCCCCAGCGGCCGCCCGTTCACCCAGGAGCTCGCGGTCGAGCTGTCCGAGCGGCCCTGGCTGATCTTCACCCCTGCCCGCTACGAGGGCATCGACCGCCGGGTCATGGACGAGTACGCCACCCGGATACCGGTGTACGAGGTCTCCATCGGGGACTACGTGCTCGCCGGCGGCGAGGCGGCCGTCCTGGTCGTCACGGAGGCCGTGGCGCGGCTGCTGCCGGGCGTCCTCGGGAACGCCGAATCGCACCGCGACGACTCCTTCGCGCCCGGCGCCATGGCCAACCTCCTGGAGGGGCCCGTCTACACCAAGCCCCCGGTCTGGCGCGGCCACGGCATCCCCGACGTCCTGCTCAGCGGGCACCACGGCAGGATCGCGCGATGGCGGCGGGACGAGGCGTTCCGCCGCACGGTGCTGAACCGGCCCGACCTCATCGAGCGCTGCGACCCGTCGGCGTTCGACAAGAAGGACCGGGAGATCCTCTCCATCCTGGGCTGGGCACCCTCGCCCGACGGCCGATTTTGGCGCAGGCCGGAGGCCGTGGAAGAATAG
- the rplS gene encoding 50S ribosomal protein L19, with protein MSHVLDVVNSASLRTDLPAFRPGDTVNVHVRVIEGNRSRIQQFKGVVIRRQGSGVSETFTVRKVSFSVGVERTFPVHSPIFEKIELVTRGDVRRAKLYYLRELRGKAAKIKEKREN; from the coding sequence ATGTCGCACGTGCTCGATGTGGTCAACTCCGCCTCGCTGCGGACCGACCTCCCCGCCTTCCGTCCCGGTGACACCGTGAACGTCCACGTTCGCGTCATCGAGGGCAACCGCTCCCGTATCCAGCAGTTCAAGGGTGTCGTCATCCGCCGCCAGGGCTCTGGCGTCAGCGAGACCTTCACCGTCCGCAAGGTCTCCTTCTCCGTCGGCGTCGAGCGCACCTTCCCGGTGCACAGCCCGATCTTCGAGAAGATCGAGCTCGTCACGCGCGGTGACGTCCGTCGCGCCAAGCTCTACTACCTGCGTGAGCTGCGCGGCAAGGCTGCGAAGATCAAGGAGAAGCGCGAGAACTGA
- the ftsH gene encoding ATP-dependent zinc metalloprotease FtsH, producing MANSVPPRDRTDQPWRSEGAPPPTPPKRKMPGGWPGLVLAAILVFCIAFVALSYFTNGDERTISYTEFTKQVTAGNVTKIYAKGDTIEGQLKNEQPVPDGKGDYTKFTTQRPAFADDDLWQQLTRKGVTVTAEPVVVQRSLLANLLLSLAPLLLLVLLWVFLARRMGGRLGAGPLGRKAPPKPVEVTSGKRTTFEDVAGIDEVEGELSDVVDFLKNPQAYREMGARMPGGVLLSGPPGTGKTLLARAVAGEAGVAFFSASASEFIEMIVGVGASRVRELFAEARKVAPAIVFIDEIDTIGRIRGGGASIGGHDEREQTLNQILTEMDGFTGSEGVVVLAATNRADVLDPALTRPGRFDRIVQVSPPDRGGREAILRIHTRDIPLAGGVDLAQVARTTPGMTGAELANLANEAALLAVKRRQREVTQGDLSDALEKVQLGAERALVMPEEERRRTAYHESGHALLGMLQPGADPVRKVTIVPRGRALGVTLSTPDSDKYAYTEDYLRGRIIGALGGMAAEHVVFGIVTTGSENDLEQVTRLVRGMVGRWGMSERVGRFTAIGGDGQEPYGLTAAPATLDAVDHEMRRIADECYESACRQLRDNRDRLDALAQALLASETLDEEAAYRAAGIARLTKNPSDA from the coding sequence GTGGCCAATTCCGTACCCCCGCGTGATCGCACGGACCAGCCCTGGCGTTCCGAGGGAGCGCCCCCGCCCACGCCGCCGAAGCGGAAGATGCCGGGCGGCTGGCCCGGACTCGTCCTCGCCGCGATCCTGGTCTTCTGCATCGCCTTCGTGGCCCTGTCGTACTTCACGAACGGCGACGAGCGGACGATCTCGTACACCGAGTTCACCAAACAGGTCACCGCCGGGAACGTCACCAAGATCTACGCCAAGGGCGACACGATCGAGGGACAGCTGAAGAACGAGCAGCCGGTTCCCGACGGCAAGGGCGACTACACCAAGTTCACCACCCAGCGCCCGGCGTTCGCCGACGACGACCTCTGGCAGCAGCTGACCCGCAAGGGCGTCACCGTGACGGCCGAGCCGGTCGTCGTCCAGCGCAGCCTCCTCGCCAATCTGCTGCTCTCCCTCGCGCCGCTTCTGCTGCTCGTCCTCCTCTGGGTGTTCCTCGCCCGGCGGATGGGCGGGCGGCTGGGTGCCGGGCCGCTCGGCCGCAAGGCGCCGCCCAAGCCCGTCGAGGTGACCTCGGGCAAGCGCACCACCTTCGAGGACGTGGCGGGGATCGACGAGGTCGAGGGCGAGCTGAGCGATGTCGTCGACTTCCTCAAGAACCCCCAGGCCTACCGCGAGATGGGCGCCCGGATGCCTGGAGGCGTCCTGCTCTCCGGACCGCCCGGCACCGGGAAGACACTGCTCGCGCGCGCGGTGGCGGGCGAGGCCGGGGTGGCCTTCTTCTCCGCGTCCGCGTCCGAGTTCATCGAGATGATCGTGGGTGTCGGCGCCTCACGCGTACGGGAGCTCTTCGCCGAGGCCCGCAAGGTCGCCCCCGCCATCGTCTTCATCGACGAGATCGACACCATCGGCCGGATTCGCGGCGGCGGCGCGAGCATCGGCGGCCACGACGAACGCGAACAGACCCTCAACCAGATCCTCACCGAGATGGACGGCTTCACCGGCTCGGAAGGCGTCGTCGTGCTGGCCGCCACCAACCGGGCCGACGTCCTCGACCCCGCACTCACCCGGCCCGGCAGGTTCGACCGGATCGTGCAGGTCAGCCCGCCCGACCGCGGCGGCCGCGAGGCCATCCTCCGGATCCACACCCGGGACATCCCGCTCGCCGGGGGAGTCGACCTCGCCCAGGTGGCCCGTACGACACCGGGGATGACCGGTGCCGAACTGGCCAACCTCGCCAATGAGGCCGCGCTGCTCGCGGTCAAGCGCCGGCAGCGCGAGGTCACCCAGGGCGATCTGTCCGACGCGCTGGAGAAGGTCCAGCTCGGCGCCGAGCGGGCGCTCGTGATGCCCGAGGAGGAGCGTCGCAGGACCGCGTACCACGAGAGCGGCCACGCGCTGCTCGGGATGCTCCAGCCCGGCGCCGACCCCGTCCGCAAGGTCACGATCGTTCCCCGGGGCCGGGCGCTCGGCGTCACGCTCTCCACACCGGACTCCGACAAGTACGCGTACACCGAGGACTATCTGCGCGGCCGCATCATCGGGGCGCTCGGCGGAATGGCGGCCGAGCACGTCGTCTTCGGCATCGTCACCACCGGCTCGGAGAACGACCTCGAACAGGTCACCAGGCTGGTCAGGGGGATGGTCGGACGCTGGGGCATGAGCGAACGCGTGGGCCGGTTCACCGCGATCGGAGGTGACGGCCAGGAGCCCTACGGACTCACGGCCGCCCCGGCGACGCTGGACGCGGTGGACCACGAGATGCGCCGCATCGCCGACGAGTGCTACGAGAGCGCCTGCCGGCAACTGCGCGACAACCGCGACCGGCTGGACGCGCTGGCGCAGGCGCTGCTCGCGAGCGAGACGCTGGACGAGGAAGCGGCGTACCGCGCGGCGGGCATCGCCCGCCTCACGAAGAACCCCTCGGACGCGTGA
- the ffh gene encoding signal recognition particle protein: protein MFDTLSDRLAATFKNLRGKGRLSEADIDATAREIRIALLEADVALPVVRAFIKQIKERALGSEVSQALNPAQQVIKIVNEELIGILGGETRRLRFAKQPPTVIMLAGLQGAGKTTLAGKLGLWLKSQGHSPLLVACDLQRPNAVNQLAVVAERAGVAVFAPQPGNGVGDPVQVAKESIDYAKTKVHDIVVVDTAGRLGIDQEMMQQAADIRDAVSPDEVLFVVDAMIGQDAVNTAEAFRDGVGFDGVVLSKLDGDARGGAALSIAHVTGKQIMFASNGEKLDEFDAFHPDRMASRILGMGDMLSLIEKAEQTFSQAEAEKMAAKLAKGPKEFTLDDFLAQMEQVRKMGSISKLLGMLPGMGQIKDQINNIDERDVDRTAAIIKSMTPGERTDPTIINGSRRARIARGSGVDVSAVKNLVERFFEARKMMSRMAQGGGMPGMPGIPGMGGGPGRQKKKQKQAKGKQRSGNPMKRKADEEAAAARREQAGQGNAFGLPAGGQDAQDFELPDEFKKFMG from the coding sequence GTGTTCGACACCCTCTCCGACCGCCTTGCAGCGACATTCAAGAACCTCCGGGGCAAGGGCCGCCTGTCCGAGGCGGACATCGACGCCACGGCGCGCGAGATCCGTATCGCGCTGCTCGAGGCCGACGTGGCACTGCCCGTCGTGCGCGCCTTCATCAAGCAGATCAAGGAGCGCGCCCTCGGCTCCGAGGTGTCCCAGGCGCTGAACCCCGCCCAGCAGGTCATCAAGATCGTCAACGAGGAGCTCATCGGCATCCTCGGCGGCGAGACCCGCCGGCTGCGCTTCGCCAAGCAGCCGCCCACCGTGATCATGCTCGCGGGTCTCCAGGGCGCGGGCAAGACCACGCTCGCCGGAAAGCTCGGCCTCTGGCTCAAGAGCCAGGGCCACTCGCCGCTGCTCGTCGCCTGTGACCTCCAGCGCCCCAACGCGGTGAACCAGCTGGCCGTCGTCGCCGAGCGGGCCGGCGTCGCCGTCTTCGCACCCCAGCCGGGCAACGGCGTGGGCGACCCGGTCCAGGTCGCCAAGGAGTCGATCGACTACGCGAAGACGAAGGTCCACGACATCGTCGTCGTGGACACCGCCGGCCGCCTCGGTATCGACCAGGAGATGATGCAGCAGGCCGCGGACATCCGGGACGCGGTCAGCCCCGACGAGGTCCTCTTCGTCGTCGACGCCATGATCGGCCAGGACGCGGTCAACACCGCGGAGGCCTTCCGTGACGGCGTCGGCTTCGACGGTGTCGTGCTGTCCAAGCTGGACGGCGACGCCCGAGGCGGCGCCGCGCTCTCCATCGCGCACGTCACCGGCAAGCAGATCATGTTCGCCTCCAACGGCGAGAAGCTGGACGAGTTCGACGCGTTCCACCCGGACCGCATGGCGTCCCGCATCCTCGGCATGGGCGACATGCTCTCGCTCATCGAGAAGGCCGAGCAGACCTTCAGCCAGGCCGAGGCCGAGAAGATGGCGGCCAAGCTGGCGAAGGGCCCCAAGGAGTTCACGCTCGACGACTTCCTGGCGCAGATGGAGCAGGTCAGGAAGATGGGCTCCATCTCCAAGCTGCTCGGGATGCTGCCCGGAATGGGCCAGATCAAGGACCAGATCAACAACATCGACGAGCGCGACGTCGACCGCACCGCGGCGATCATCAAGTCGATGACGCCCGGTGAGCGCACCGACCCGACGATCATCAACGGCTCCCGCCGGGCCCGTATCGCCCGCGGTTCCGGTGTCGACGTCAGCGCCGTCAAGAACCTGGTCGAGCGGTTCTTCGAGGCCCGCAAGATGATGTCGCGGATGGCCCAGGGCGGCGGCATGCCGGGCATGCCCGGGATCCCCGGCATGGGCGGCGGCCCCGGCCGCCAGAAGAAGAAGCAGAAGCAGGCCAAGGGCAAGCAGCGCTCCGGCAATCCGATGAAGCGCAAGGCCGACGAGGAGGCCGCGGCCGCCCGCCGCGAACAGGCGGGCCAGGGCAACGCTTTCGGGCTCCCCGCCGGCGGCCAGGACGCTCAGGACTTCGAGCTGCCGGACGAGTTCAAGAAGTTCATGGGCTGA
- the rimM gene encoding ribosome maturation factor RimM (Essential for efficient processing of 16S rRNA) produces MQLVVARIGRAHGIKGEVTVEVRTDEPELRLGPGAVLATEPASAGPLTIETGRVHSGRLLLRFEGVRDRNGAEALRNTLLIAEVDPDERPDEPDEFYDHQLMDLDVVLADGTEVGRIIEISHLPSQDLFIVERPDGSEVMIPFVEEIVTEIDLDEQKAVIDPPPGLIDDRAEIASSRDDDAGEGA; encoded by the coding sequence GTGCAGTTGGTAGTCGCACGGATCGGCCGAGCCCACGGCATCAAGGGCGAGGTCACCGTCGAGGTACGTACGGACGAGCCGGAGCTGAGGCTCGGCCCCGGAGCCGTGCTGGCCACCGAACCGGCCTCCGCCGGACCGCTGACCATCGAGACGGGGCGGGTGCACAGCGGCCGTCTGCTGCTGCGTTTCGAGGGCGTGAGGGACCGCAACGGTGCCGAGGCGCTGCGCAACACCCTGCTGATCGCCGAGGTCGACCCGGACGAGCGGCCGGACGAACCCGACGAGTTCTACGACCACCAGCTGATGGACCTGGACGTGGTGCTCGCCGACGGGACCGAGGTCGGCCGGATCATCGAGATCTCCCATCTGCCCTCGCAGGACCTCTTCATCGTCGAGCGCCCCGACGGCAGCGAGGTGATGATCCCGTTCGTCGAGGAGATCGTCACCGAGATCGATCTCGACGAGCAGAAGGCCGTCATCGACCCGCCGCCCGGACTCATCGACGACCGGGCGGAGATCGCGTCGTCGCGGGACGACGACGCCGGGGAAGGCGCCTGA